Proteins encoded together in one Pyramidobacter piscolens W5455 window:
- a CDS encoding DUF255 domain-containing protein codes for MSCYGETGYNANDDLKDWKVLRQETLELARSKNDPAFLDYVDGVSDKAWAHILEENFFTPEKAMERLWGFYRTDILPYRHKDQ; via the coding sequence ATGAGTTGCTACGGTGAAACCGGTTACAACGCCAACGACGATCTCAAAGACTGGAAAGTTCTCCGCCAGGAGACACTTGAACTGGCGCGCTCGAAAAACGACCCCGCGTTCTTGGATTACGTCGACGGCGTCAGCGACAAAGCCTGGGCGCACATCCTCGAAGAAAACTTCTTCACCCCCGAAAAGGCGATGGAACGCCTGTGGGGCTTCTACCGCACCGACATTCTGCCCTATCGACACAAAGATCAGTAG
- a CDS encoding helix-turn-helix domain-containing protein: MEYMTTVEMSKIWDITSRRIGVLCSEGRIDGAIKKGKTWLIPAGTEKPADAR, translated from the coding sequence ATGGAGTACATGACAACCGTAGAAATGTCAAAAATCTGGGATATTACATCCAGAAGAATTGGTGTCCTTTGTTCTGAAGGACGTATAGATGGTGCAATTAAGAAGGGAAAGACTTGGTTAATACCAGCCGGTACAGAGAAGCCAGCTGATGCTAGGTAG
- a CDS encoding VOC family protein, with protein sequence MNKITCICLGVRDMARSIKFYRDGLGYKTNCKENNPPICFFDTPGTKFELFPLEQLAKDIDENNPPKGNGFSGITLAYNVEHKEDVDSVIELVRNAGGRIVKEPQNTFWGGYHAYFSDLDGYYWEVAWGSNFKFDENGLLKF encoded by the coding sequence ATGAATAAGATTACCTGTATTTGTTTAGGTGTTAGAGATATGGCAAGGTCAATAAAGTTTTACAGAGATGGTTTAGGATATAAGACTAACTGTAAAGAAAATAATCCGCCAATATGTTTTTTCGATACTCCAGGAACAAAATTTGAACTATTTCCTCTGGAACAATTAGCAAAAGATATTGATGAGAATAATCCACCAAAGGGAAATGGATTTTCCGGAATTACATTAGCTTACAATGTTGAACACAAAGAAGATGTTGATAGTGTAATAGAATTAGTGCGAAATGCTGGTGGAAGAATTGTAAAAGAACCACAAAACACCTTTTGGGGTGGTTATCATGCATATTTTTCTGATCTAGATGGATATTACTGGGAAGTTGCATGGGGTTCAAATTTTAAGTTTGATGAAAATGGACTATTGAAATTCTAA
- a CDS encoding excinuclease ABC, A subunit: protein MEKQKKLKAFGYVRVSTRMQVEEGYSLSLIDLGAAVIVIEHDLDVIRNADYIIDMGPGGGLSGGRIIAEGTPEDIRGSNNCM, encoded by the coding sequence ATGGAAAAACAAAAGAAGCTCAAGGCCTTCGGCTATGTCCGCGTCTCGACGCGCATGCAGGTCGAAGAGGGATATTCCCTCAGCCTGATCGATCTTGGCGCTGCTGTGATCGTGATTGAGCATGATCTTGATGTCATTCGGAATGCTGATTACATTATCGACATGGGGCCGGGAGGCGGACTTTCCGGAGGAAGGATCATTGCCGAGGGGACGCCGGAGGATATCCGCGGATCCAATAATTGTATGTGA
- a CDS encoding DUF3644 domain-containing protein, whose translation MRGARCIKQLLEHSKKSYISAIDTYNRIGSVCRIEGFVFYMTNAWELILKARMIQLSGDVKCIYSKTKHGNRQDTKSIDECIKYVFQNEIDPVRRNIEWISELRNEAVHFMISELESIYISYFQSSAINYSGCLEEWFAIDINKEFDFPILSLFTLTVDKIVDVKTLKGKYDKNVIDFVVEQQTLDREIRKSDIDNTKARMYVPVEYKAAIVKNPNDADMLFGKEGDKRTHLLFVDTPKDVDKTHPYVFADVNHRLQEKFDYSVFPLKGKLQAHDLMCVTTVNHLNDNQRYVYRLKKPVVIRYSELFMNYMIANIEKNSKFLFTMRERYRKEKSKERK comes from the coding sequence ATGCGTGGGGCAAGATGTATAAAACAGTTACTTGAGCATAGTAAAAAATCATATATTTCAGCAATTGATACATATAACAGAATTGGATCTGTTTGTAGAATTGAAGGTTTTGTTTTTTACATGACTAATGCTTGGGAGCTTATTCTTAAAGCAAGAATGATACAACTATCTGGCGATGTGAAATGTATTTACAGTAAAACTAAACATGGAAATCGACAAGACACGAAGAGCATAGATGAATGCATTAAATATGTTTTTCAGAATGAAATAGATCCTGTTAGAAGAAATATAGAGTGGATTTCTGAATTGAGAAATGAAGCTGTGCATTTCATGATTTCAGAACTAGAAAGCATATATATCTCATATTTTCAATCGTCGGCAATCAATTACAGTGGATGTCTTGAAGAGTGGTTTGCTATAGATATTAATAAAGAATTTGATTTCCCGATTTTATCTTTATTTACTCTGACTGTAGATAAGATAGTTGATGTAAAAACATTAAAGGGTAAGTACGATAAGAATGTTATTGATTTTGTAGTAGAACAGCAAACCCTAGATAGAGAGATTAGAAAATCAGATATTGATAACACAAAGGCTCGAATGTACGTCCCAGTTGAATATAAAGCTGCAATTGTAAAGAATCCAAATGATGCAGATATGCTGTTTGGAAAAGAGGGAGATAAGAGGACACATTTGCTATTTGTTGACACACCTAAAGATGTAGATAAGACACATCCATATGTATTTGCAGATGTGAATCACCGGCTTCAAGAAAAGTTTGATTATTCTGTATTCCCATTAAAAGGCAAATTACAGGCGCATGATCTTATGTGTGTTACAACTGTGAACCACTTAAATGACAACCAGAGATATGTATACAGATTAAAGAAACCAGTTGTTATTAGATATTCAGAGCTTTTTATGAACTATATGATTGCTAATATAGAAAAGAATTCTAAATTTCTTTTTACGATGAGAGAAAGATATAGGAAAGAAAAGTCGAAAGAGAGAAAATAG
- a CDS encoding sulfide/dihydroorotate dehydrogenase-like FAD/NAD-binding protein — translation MFKILSKSAFAANEFDIWIDAPQIARNGHAGQFCVLRVNETGERIPLTVAEYDREGGRIRMIFQTVGKTTTALGKLNEGDCIHDILGPLGTPSEVKKYGTVLMIGGGVGIAALFPIIKALKEAGNKVITILGGRTKDLVIMMDECAKYSDELIVTTDDGSYGVKGVVTTAMDMLAQRGEKIDYCWAIGPSIMMKFASLKAKELQIPCWVSLNPIMIDGTGMCGGCRVTVNDKIRFACVDGPEFDGWGVNWNEFMTRLRQYKDEEKISLEKYKSEVGE, via the coding sequence ATGTTCAAGATTCTTTCCAAGAGCGCCTTTGCGGCCAACGAGTTCGACATCTGGATCGACGCGCCGCAGATCGCTCGCAACGGACACGCCGGGCAGTTCTGCGTCCTGCGCGTGAACGAGACGGGGGAACGTATTCCTTTGACTGTTGCCGAGTACGACCGCGAAGGCGGCCGCATCCGCATGATCTTCCAGACCGTCGGCAAAACCACCACGGCGCTTGGCAAGCTCAACGAGGGCGACTGCATCCACGACATCCTCGGGCCTCTGGGCACGCCCAGCGAAGTCAAGAAGTACGGCACGGTTCTCATGATCGGCGGCGGCGTCGGCATCGCGGCGCTGTTCCCCATCATCAAGGCTTTGAAGGAAGCCGGCAACAAAGTTATCACCATCCTCGGCGGACGCACCAAGGACCTCGTCATCATGATGGACGAGTGCGCCAAGTATTCCGACGAACTGATCGTCACCACCGACGACGGTTCCTACGGCGTCAAGGGCGTCGTCACCACGGCCATGGACATGCTCGCGCAGCGCGGTGAAAAGATCGACTACTGCTGGGCTATCGGACCTTCCATCATGATGAAGTTCGCTTCTCTGAAGGCGAAGGAACTGCAGATCCCCTGCTGGGTCTCGCTCAATCCCATTATGATCGACGGCACGGGCATGTGCGGCGGCTGCCGCGTTACCGTCAACGACAAGATCCGTTTCGCCTGCGTCGACGGCCCCGAGTTCGACGGCTGGGGCGTAAACTGGAACGAATTCATGACCCGTCTGCGCCAGTACAAGGATGAAGAGAAAATCTCTCTCGAAAAGTACAAAAGCGAGGTTGGTGAATAA
- the gltA gene encoding NADPH-dependent glutamate synthase — protein MAISPKKTPISEQDPKVRAHNFKEVCLGYTPEEAMQEAARCLHCKNAPCIKGCPVAIRIPDFIAAIKEGDFEKSFDILSQSTALPAVCGRVCPQEKQCEGVCTVGRMKDRSTGLNNEPVAIGKLERFAADWKASQPAVKPTPVPYNGKGKVAVIGSGPSSLTVAGDLAKLGYKVTIFEALHLPGGVLMYGIPEFRLPKAIVQHEIDNIRALGVDIEVNVVASRTVTVDEIQKNFDAVYIATGAGTPKFAGTPGTNLNGVFSASEYLTRINLMHGYEFPAYDTPAKKSRHVAVIGGGNVAMDAARSALRLGAESVTVLYRRSVDELPARIEEYHHAVEEGVKFEFLTAPTEYIAYSGDDKNEMGKLVGVKCQRMELGEPDASGRRSPKPIEGSEFTLEIDTVIEAIGQSSNKVLLNAWPELKTNKRGYIEANEETGGATSIEGVYAGGDIVTGAATVILAMGAGKTAARAIDEYLTAKAAK, from the coding sequence ATGGCCATTTCTCCGAAAAAGACCCCTATATCCGAGCAGGATCCAAAGGTCCGCGCCCATAACTTCAAAGAAGTCTGCCTCGGCTACACTCCCGAAGAGGCGATGCAGGAAGCCGCGCGCTGCCTGCACTGCAAGAACGCCCCCTGCATTAAGGGCTGTCCCGTCGCCATTCGTATTCCCGATTTTATCGCCGCCATCAAGGAAGGTGATTTCGAGAAGTCTTTCGACATTCTCAGCCAGTCCACCGCTCTGCCCGCCGTCTGCGGCCGCGTCTGCCCTCAGGAAAAGCAGTGCGAAGGCGTCTGCACCGTAGGGCGCATGAAGGACCGCTCTACGGGCCTGAACAACGAGCCCGTCGCCATTGGTAAACTTGAGCGTTTCGCCGCCGACTGGAAGGCCTCGCAACCGGCCGTCAAGCCCACTCCCGTTCCCTACAATGGCAAAGGCAAAGTGGCTGTCATCGGTTCCGGCCCCTCCAGCCTCACCGTGGCCGGCGATCTGGCCAAGCTTGGTTACAAGGTCACCATTTTCGAAGCCCTGCACCTGCCCGGCGGTGTTCTGATGTACGGCATCCCCGAGTTCCGTCTGCCAAAAGCGATCGTGCAGCACGAGATCGACAACATCCGGGCGCTCGGTGTCGACATCGAAGTCAACGTCGTCGCCAGCCGCACCGTCACCGTCGACGAGATCCAGAAGAATTTCGACGCCGTCTACATCGCCACCGGCGCCGGCACGCCCAAGTTCGCCGGCACGCCCGGTACCAACCTGAACGGCGTCTTCTCCGCCAGTGAATATCTGACCCGCATCAACCTGATGCACGGTTACGAATTCCCCGCCTACGACACGCCCGCCAAGAAGTCCAGGCACGTGGCCGTCATCGGCGGCGGCAACGTCGCCATGGACGCCGCCCGTTCGGCCCTGCGCCTTGGCGCCGAGAGCGTCACCGTGCTCTATCGCCGCTCCGTGGACGAACTGCCCGCCCGTATCGAAGAATATCACCACGCCGTCGAAGAAGGCGTCAAGTTCGAGTTCCTCACCGCTCCGACGGAGTATATCGCCTACAGCGGCGACGACAAAAACGAGATGGGCAAGCTGGTCGGCGTCAAGTGCCAGCGCATGGAGCTGGGCGAGCCCGACGCTTCCGGCCGCAGAAGCCCCAAACCGATTGAGGGCAGCGAGTTCACGCTCGAGATCGACACCGTGATCGAAGCCATCGGCCAGAGCTCCAACAAAGTGCTGCTGAACGCCTGGCCCGAGCTGAAGACCAACAAGCGCGGCTACATCGAAGCCAACGAAGAAACCGGCGGCGCCACCTCCATCGAGGGCGTCTACGCCGGCGGCGACATCGTCACCGGCGCGGCCACCGTCATCCTCGCCATGGGTGCCGGCAAGACGGCCGCCAGGGCGATCGACGAATACCTGACCGCCAAAGCTGCGAAGTAA
- a CDS encoding tRNA 2-thiocytidine(32) synthetase TtcA: MDEIKGKGCSGSLRISAKIRRLTGRAIYRYDMITPGDRIAVGVSGGKDSLLLLHILKFIKTYSPVKYDLQAFSVDMTNGAWDPAPLQNLCDALEVPLHVIPYAIEHILDVKREESPCSLCANLRRGILNAAAQKAGCNKLALGHNLDDVVETGLMNLLRNGRFRSFQPKLWHDRAKMWLIRPMIYLSEFQIRNELNRLGVATFQHCCKYGADTERSRTKSLIAELKPRFPDLKQSILHALEHHAPADHWTATPRLYAGVYESDRPVSDSRQLLDF, from the coding sequence ATGGACGAAATCAAAGGAAAAGGTTGCTCCGGATCGCTGCGGATCAGCGCGAAAATCCGCCGGCTGACGGGAAGAGCCATTTACCGGTACGACATGATCACGCCCGGCGACCGCATCGCCGTCGGCGTTTCCGGCGGCAAGGACAGCCTGCTGCTGCTCCACATCCTCAAATTCATCAAGACCTACAGCCCGGTCAAATACGACCTGCAGGCTTTCAGCGTCGACATGACCAACGGCGCATGGGACCCCGCGCCGTTGCAAAATCTCTGCGACGCGCTGGAAGTGCCTCTGCACGTGATCCCCTACGCGATCGAACACATCCTCGACGTCAAGCGGGAAGAATCGCCCTGCAGCCTCTGCGCCAACCTGCGCCGCGGCATCCTCAACGCCGCCGCCCAAAAGGCCGGCTGCAACAAGCTGGCGCTCGGGCACAATCTCGACGACGTCGTCGAAACCGGCCTGATGAATTTGCTGCGCAACGGACGCTTCCGCAGCTTCCAGCCCAAACTCTGGCACGACCGCGCCAAGATGTGGCTGATCCGCCCCATGATCTATCTCAGCGAATTCCAGATCCGGAACGAGCTGAACCGCCTCGGCGTCGCCACCTTCCAGCACTGCTGCAAGTACGGAGCCGACACCGAGCGCTCGCGCACCAAATCGCTGATCGCCGAGCTCAAGCCGCGCTTCCCGGACCTCAAGCAGAGCATCCTCCACGCGCTGGAACACCACGCCCCCGCCGACCACTGGACGGCGACGCCGCGGCTCTACGCGGGCGTGTACGAGTCGGACCGTCCCGTTTCGGATTCGCGACAGCTGTTGGATTTTTAA
- a CDS encoding TfoX/Sxy family protein — protein MASSKEYLDFILEQVSELDSISYKAMMGEFIIYYNGKIIGGIYDDRLLVKPVQSAINYMPNAVYELPYDGAKEMLLVDDVDNKEFLIGLFDAMYDDLPLPMQKKK, from the coding sequence ATGGCTTCAAGCAAAGAATACTTAGATTTTATTTTAGAACAAGTATCTGAATTAGATAGTATTAGTTATAAAGCCATGATGGGAGAATTTATTATTTATTACAATGGAAAAATTATTGGTGGAATATATGATGATAGATTACTTGTTAAACCTGTGCAATCTGCGATAAATTATATGCCAAATGCAGTGTATGAGTTGCCGTATGATGGAGCAAAAGAAATGCTTCTAGTAGATGATGTTGATAATAAAGAGTTTCTAATTGGTTTGTTTGATGCTATGTATGATGACTTGCCGTTACCTATGCAAAAAAAGAAATAA
- a CDS encoding nuclear transport factor 2 family protein has protein sequence MNITDQREKTVERWFAMWLRKDGSGIGAVFEEDALYIESWGPQYEGLEKIGKWFREWNTRGRVLRWDIRRYFHSGATTVVEWDFKDEMAGGTVEEFEGMSLIEWSPGNKIAFLKEFGCNKKRYDPYRNGEKPVFPDEEAKWF, from the coding sequence ATGAACATAACGGACCAAAGGGAAAAAACAGTCGAACGCTGGTTTGCCATGTGGCTTCGCAAGGACGGTTCCGGGATCGGCGCGGTATTCGAGGAAGACGCCCTTTACATCGAAAGCTGGGGGCCTCAGTATGAAGGCCTCGAAAAGATCGGAAAATGGTTCCGCGAGTGGAACACGCGCGGGCGAGTCCTGCGGTGGGATATCAGGCGATATTTCCACAGCGGTGCCACAACGGTCGTCGAATGGGACTTTAAGGATGAAATGGCCGGCGGCACGGTCGAAGAATTTGAGGGAATGTCTCTCATCGAGTGGTCGCCGGGGAACAAAATCGCTTTTTTGAAGGAGTTCGGCTGCAACAAAAAACGTTACGATCCTTATCGAAACGGAGAAAAACCGGTCTTTCCCGACGAAGAGGCGAAATGGTTTTGA
- a CDS encoding DUF6485 family protein, producing MINGDEKTQNRVLFCTCTDVKFPNHPNNHSRGCEPCIAKNLAQVKIPTCFFKKVDPEYRGPGYFMKDFAALVMRKNETENERQEPHTIS from the coding sequence ATGATCAACGGGGACGAGAAAACGCAAAATCGGGTTCTGTTTTGCACGTGTACGGACGTGAAATTCCCGAACCATCCTAACAACCACAGCAGAGGGTGCGAGCCGTGTATCGCCAAAAATCTTGCGCAGGTCAAGATCCCGACCTGCTTCTTTAAGAAAGTTGACCCGGAATACAGGGGACCGGGGTACTTTATGAAGGATTTTGCTGCATTGGTCATGCGTAAGAACGAAACCGAAAATGAACGCCAAGAGCCTCATACTATTTCTTGA
- a CDS encoding TfoX/Sxy family protein, whose protein sequence is MNEINEYVRDSFSESGDIVIKSMMGGYLVYFNGKLIGDICNNELFLKRTPTSDRLLADSELRYPYEGSKTLMHVFDSFDDKALILELLDGMYAELPEKKPAKAR, encoded by the coding sequence GTGAATGAAATTAATGAATATGTTCGCGATAGTTTTTCTGAATCCGGCGATATTGTCATAAAATCTATGATGGGCGGATACCTTGTATATTTTAATGGTAAGCTGATAGGTGACATTTGCAATAATGAACTGTTTTTAAAGAGAACGCCGACATCGGACAGACTGCTTGCAGATTCCGAACTGCGTTATCCGTATGAAGGTTCAAAGACCCTGATGCATGTATTTGATAGTTTTGATGATAAGGCTCTAATTCTGGAACTTCTGGATGGTATGTATGCTGAACTTCCGGAAAAGAAACCCGCGAAAGCCAGATGA